In Apis mellifera strain DH4 linkage group LG1, Amel_HAv3.1, whole genome shotgun sequence, the sequence attttttaaaattttttctttttattttttatctttaattgtgCTTTCTTGTATAACTATTGAAAGATGAcacttataataaatgtaataaataaatcattaatgactaagaaatactataaaaatatcttaaatttttgcattatgCAAAGTATACATTGAATAAAATGAGTATTATTACATCAAAATCCTTAATAATAatccttaataaaaaaaatattgtgctTTAAACTGTGTATCcaccaaatatataaaatattttttataaatataataaagagaatctattaatatctaataatatatttaatcaaataaatatgtgtcaaataaacatttttaaaaatacttttgaatataaattgagatttgatagatatagaattattcagcttgaattaaaaaaaattatgacaatatgaattttatatttgcaattcttttttttttaataagaaaatttttttaatatttgattttattaaatttttgatttcattcataatatataaatatttacaaataatattaataaatatttaccaatCAGTGGATACtcagttatatataatatgtaatattattttctttatcatttttggCAATAGCACTTCCAGACAGTGGCAGTAGGCACTTTGATgacaataaaaagataataatgagTACAAAATATTACAAGTTAATCCACCTTTAAGGCAGGTAAACCATTTCCAACAATCAATTGCTCCTTGGGAAAATCTAGAATTACGGTCACGTGAAAACCCATATTTGCAGAAGCAATCACATATTCACATAAAGAAAACCAGCTAAatgctattaaaaaaaagattataataaattttatatatattttatacatatcattacaattaaatttaatttaattaaaaaatgtaatttttcttaccTAAATCATGACACAATAACCTGTGTTttaggaagaaaataataagtcCAACAGTACTAACAAGACTAGTTATAAAAAGTGCCTGTTTGTACTGAAGGCTTTGTGCATTTGGTGTTATAAGACGACCTAATCTCACTGCTGTTAACATATATGTTAAAGAACTAATCATAAAggcaatgaaaattttttcatgcacagctaaaaaataaataatatttatcaatttctataattatgaattatagaagtaattatgttattaaaataatactatagttttaagtaatatatattatattaatacttacaataattttctctgTTAGAAATATATGTAACACCACATAAAGCTGCCACTTCTGCAATACTTAAccaataacataaatttaaaagtctACATCCCATGATTTTAGATGGTACATCTTCAATTGTCTTGAgtattttatagtaatatgAATGATATACACTAGCAATAATTAGACGAGGACCTATATGTAATGCTATACTTATGCGCCATAAATATCTTTGAGGAGATATACCAGTAATAGCTGAGATTGATGGAAGTACATTATaaacctaaaaataaaaatatttaaaaaaataataaattaaatatatttaaaataatttaactaatttaaaaaataataaatatatatattttacatactcTACAGTGTGTTTCATGAATATCATCTTGTTGGAAAATATATGCAGTAATAAAACACACTAAAAGTGTAACAAGAGGTAAAGATACTGTTgctatacataattttttgaatgataTTGCCACATGTATGGAACTTTTATTGTTTCCCACATTGTTTAATTCCATTgtgaaattatgtaataaaatttggcATTTAAgcacaaaataaaaagatttaaagatataagatCTAAATCAGTCTACATCAGGATCATTTTCgcctttcaatttttattaaaaatgttaaaaagtttttttaaaaatttcataatatgcctgtaacaaaaaaattttatattagtaaaatgaaaaaacattataaaaatgtattaaaacataatctatattttattttatttccatatattattttataatatatatatcattactatataaaattcacactataatatttattggaatattaaacAACTATGATCAATATTAGTACATTAAGTACAATTACATATTCATCAAAATgagttttgtttataataaacatgttatttattatgtatttatttcgttttttattaaataattgaaacaaatatgttatattaaaacacatttatgaaataaaataaaaatatttttccaaaagcaATCAAAACTGCAATATATTAGATCTTTGTTTATAAGTTTCATACACAAAATAACAAACatatttaagttaattattctattttcagaATTGATTTTGTGGATAACctactttttctatttatagcAAACAAAGGCACTGTCACGGGTAACGCGATGTTCGTGACATTTGCCTGATTTATTATCACATTTAATACTTTTGCACAGAATTTATAACtatgattgaattttatttatgttataaattattattaaactttaattagttaaaaactcgccaataaatattttttttttatcttcttttttttatataagaagttACTTTACTAAAATGGTTATATCTATGTAATAGCATTAGATTTAACAGTTaggttgttaattaattaacaaataattaaaattttattttttgtttaaaataatagaaacgtttcgaaattcgaatcagtatataaaagataaacagaatgtataatatatacgaataattaaataacttttcaatagtgtatacataaaaaagaaagaaatttaatagcaTGTCACAATTTCGaatgaataacaatttattcaaataaatattctgttaACAGCGATTTGTTCattcatattcatttatgATCTTCATGCAGAAAATCGAGAGAATTTACCTTATTCCTTGTATATAAACGTATCGTCTGCTAGTTTGTGAATTTCTGTTCAAAGAAATGCCATCTATGGTCTGTATAAATGTTTCTAATGGATGTATTTCATATTAGCGCcaacttcaaattttttcgtttttaaaaaaattgaactttttttccatttttaaaaaaattgaacgaatcaaatatctaaaaattattacactaaaaattaaaaaaataataaataaattataataaaaattaaagaaaaaattaaaaaagggaagaacttaaaaattgtaaaataatttgtaattttattaaaaatataattacaattatcctAATTAAAGGTctattatattcgaattctTTCACGCGGCTCTTCCTCcatttcatattcaatttcgacttttggacgggttttcttttgtaattttgctttcttgataattgatttctttgcttttttatctaatatagaTACTGTATCctgtaataaaacaataattttagaaagaattgaaattataaataagaataaatataaattatatattaattacttcaATATCGCTTGTGTCAGATATAAAATTGTCAGACaattcgatttcttctttatgTCCTGAATCACTATCCTCATCctgttaataaatcaattaatatacatatatatgcattaatagaatacaaaaaattataatttatatttaagaaaatatatatgaaaaacataAATCACCATAGATACTTCTTCAATGTTAAAATCATTGTCATCATCTTCTTCATCAGTTTCTGCTTCTACAAAATGAGGTTcatttgtttctctttctctttctctttcatctGCTTCCAATTGTAATTCTACCTCTCTCTCAATTTGtagttctttttcttcttcttcttcttcttcttcattttcagCTTCACTTTCACCTTCAACTTCTACAGCTTCTACAGCTTTATCAAATACTTTTTgtggaaaattgtaaatatcattatactgaaaaaaaaaattatataaatttcttaaattcacttgaaaaatacttatataaataattataataaaaaaaaatatttaccatgCCTTGTTTTAATCTCTCcattaattgtttttctattgatttttCTAATCTTGCAGCTATAAGAGCTTTTTCTTCCCTAcgtctttctcttctttcaattttcctttgaattggtataatttgtttttgccttcttaatcttatttttctcataCGTATGAGATATTGTGTAATTTTCACAAATCTTTGTTTACATTTTGCTTTTATAAAACCAGGCCAATAGAGCAAGTTTTCATTAATTTGATGTAttgctttttcaaaattcctaGATAGCTTTACCTTCTCCCAAgcattttttggaaaatgtactctgaaaaaaatgtatatgttatagtttattacataatttttagaaaatttaatttcttatattagataataacTTCTTACCTTTCTGCTGttctcatatataaataaattataccatTTTCTTCCCTAATTGTTGCATATTGACTATTTGCAAGAGGACATGATGCTCTACTGCATAATCCCGTAAGATTATATTCGTTGCGACAAAACTTCTGTGTTTTAGTactacaaaaatgaaatataactttaaattatgaaaaattatttttgtattttccaatttatacgTACTTTACTTTGAAAGAACAAAAAGACTTATTAATAACACTCCATACAACCTAAAACaagttattacataaaataccaatatttaatataaatataaataatatactcaCATCGTCGTGTtgcattttgttttatattttataaatattatctaaaaaacaTACACgtgttttaaagatttttcaacATTATAGGTTATATTGAATCTGCAAATTAAATGGAACACTGTGCCATCTAGcggtaaattgataaaatcttagaaaaaaaaaatttagaaaaaattatgagagaataaaaattcggaAATCAGTGCTATCTCTAGAACCAAAATGAAACACAAAGatagaggaaagaaaggaaaacacaaagaaaacaaataataaaaaaaggatagagatagaattgattattaacgccatcttttgaataaatatttcaaaaatatttttctgaagaTACAATATTCAAGAGTTGATGTTGACAGCTAATTCttgttatttctattcttctatTCTGGATTTGttgttctttcttattttttatggcACTCTAAAAATTGCATTGATTCCCTATCTCTgtttttttctcattatttatatatttatatatatttatttttgatatgtaATCGTAAAATACAAGatgtcatttaaatatattttcttaattttttttttaaattataatatatttaaaaaaaaataaaataaatatagttttgttataatttttatgtaatttaattatatctatttgtaatatatacacaatatattaaatttaaatataattaattaaaaaggtgATATAATACCCATTATCTCCATTACTGCTAGATCAAAAgatctgaaaaaattttaatatatttttattatcattttactattatcaaaatatgtcAAAACAATAGCAAGTTGCATAAACTTACTTGGAATTAAGTTGATCACCTGGAATGTAAAATGGATTACATACAGCATTAGAATAAGCTGCatgtaatttcttaaaaatctgtaaaatataaatttttataaataaaatataaatcattatcataaatttaatattaaataattgaaaaaaaacttaccACTTTTACATCATTATCTCTCAGAGATATATTTGATGaatgtaatacaataataaatttgatttttgtatttgtaacATAACCATATCTGCAAttgaaaagtgaaatattttgcataaaatataattcatttttaaattacaatatattatatgtacattttatattcttctgtAGCATATAATAAGCCTAAATATAGATCTCGTATATCAATAGTAGTTTTATTTCctacgtttaatttttcctctataatatcaattgatgTATGAACTTTGCAATGAAATTGCAATGCTGATGATTCATCTAtacatctaatatatttaggAGAATTCTGTAAAtaagtttgaaatatattttacattacaatatatgtattattaattatatcatttattaattattattatttagcttTTCGTTCACTATAACCTCAAAAGgtgaaaaactatataattacatCTTTTCCAATTACAGCTACACAAACTGCCATATTTATAAGTCTTATAAacttaaaacattattatccgtaacaaaatgtaaaaatgtttaatacacaaattaaaaactgcaatatttgagaattattttacacataaataatgtttaaactTCATAACATATAGGTTATAGTGTCATatctaacaataataatactaagatttaattataaaaatatatatttattaatgaaattattaattatacaatatactatgaaatattacatgatcttaataaaatcattaagagattttatatttttagataaaataaaaatttctatttaattttctaaaataaaaacaatgaaattaattgaaaaataaagttttgaataaattttttatttttattttatgctcaaatataatagtataaatataatatattagggtttttcataatatcttttctttaatgtCCTATACTTGCGTAACATATATAAAGCTTCTAGttctttaataacaaaatcacCATGTGCcaacattttatcaattttttcaggatcacgttcttctttatttttttcaaaaacttttcttacattttttctgaaaaattcataACCTCTTGGATAATCTCGACCCATATACAAAAGctaaaataatcattgatataaatattattatgtatataataataaaagatatatctaaatattatactttttgttatttattatatatttatgattattattttgttttaaaagaatatatttcattttttaataataaaaatcaaattgaaatacatattttataccgTCTTGTATAAGTTGATGACTTTTGTACGTTGAGACAtcgaatacaattatatttaaatattttatcaatcaatcaattgTTTTATGTAGTTATTATA encodes:
- the LOC410754 gene encoding post-GPI attachment to proteins factor 2-like, giving the protein MELNNVGNNKSSIHVAISFKKLCIATVSLPLVTLLVCFITAYIFQQDDIHETHCRVYNVLPSISAITGISPQRYLWRISIALHIGPRLIIASVYHSYYYKILKTIEDVPSKIMGCRLLNLCYWLSIAEVAALCGVTYISNRENYSVHEKIFIAFMISSLTYMLTAVRLGRLITPNAQSLQYKQALFITSLVSTVGLIIFFLKHRLLCHDLAFSWFSLCEYVIASANMGFHVTVILDFPKEQLIVGNGLPALKVD
- the LOC551383 gene encoding protein MAK16 homolog A, whose translation is MQHDDVVWSVINKSFCSFKVNTKTQKFCRNEYNLTGLCSRASCPLANSQYATIREENGIIYLYMRTAERVHFPKNAWEKVKLSRNFEKAIHQINENLLYWPGFIKAKCKQRFVKITQYLIRMRKIRLRRQKQIIPIQRKIERRERRREEKALIAARLEKSIEKQLMERLKQGMYNDIYNFPQKVFDKAVEAVEVEGESEAENEEEEEEEEKELQIEREVELQLEADERERERETNEPHFVEAETDEEDDDNDFNIEEVSMDEDSDSGHKEEIELSDNFISDTSDIEDTVSILDKKAKKSIIKKAKLQKKTRPKVEIEYEMEEEPRERIRI
- the LOC552743 gene encoding trafficking protein particle complex subunit 2-like protein, with the translated sequence MAVCVAVIGKDNSPKYIRCIDESSALQFHCKVHTSIDIIEEKLNVGNKTTIDIRDLYLGLLYATEEYKIYGYVTNTKIKFIIVLHSSNISLRDNDVKVIFKKLHAAYSNAVCNPFYIPGDQLNSKSFDLAVMEIMGIISPF
- the LOC107965891 gene encoding electron transfer flavoprotein regulatory factor 1 gives rise to the protein MSQRTKVINLYKTLLYMGRDYPRGYEFFRKNVRKVFEKNKEERDPEKIDKMLAHGDFVIKELEALYMLRKYRTLKKRYYEKP